Proteins encoded in a region of the Streptomyces sp. NBC_00310 genome:
- a CDS encoding helix-turn-helix domain-containing protein, translated as MSIGNSPDGNFPEDERPFEDDRDERLAERPSIGRALQQARIAAGLTVDDVSNATRVRIAIVHAIEQDDFAPCGGDVYARGHLRTLARAVRIDPVPLLAQFDEAHGGRPAPTPAAPLFEAERIRPERRGPNWTAAMVAAIVAVIGFVGFTAFNDGDDGDTTQVAEGSTPTTSKPASPTPKADKPDADPKPDPTDSAIAAAPRDKVTVQVSASDGRSWISAKDHNGRLLWDGLLKQGQSKTFQDSSKIDLVLGDAGAIQLYVNGKKIKDDFRPGQVERLTYTKGDPEVG; from the coding sequence GTGTCCATCGGCAACTCCCCTGACGGCAACTTCCCCGAAGACGAGCGTCCGTTCGAAGACGACCGTGACGAACGCCTGGCGGAACGCCCCTCGATCGGTCGTGCCCTCCAGCAGGCACGCATCGCGGCCGGGCTGACCGTCGACGACGTCAGCAACGCCACCCGGGTCCGCATCGCCATCGTGCACGCGATCGAGCAGGACGACTTCGCCCCCTGCGGTGGCGACGTCTACGCGCGCGGTCACCTCCGCACCCTCGCACGCGCGGTGCGCATCGATCCCGTTCCGCTGCTCGCGCAGTTCGACGAGGCGCACGGCGGGCGGCCCGCGCCCACCCCGGCGGCGCCGCTGTTCGAGGCGGAGCGCATCCGTCCCGAGCGGCGCGGCCCCAACTGGACCGCCGCCATGGTCGCCGCGATCGTCGCGGTGATCGGCTTCGTCGGCTTCACCGCGTTCAACGACGGTGACGACGGCGACACCACACAGGTCGCCGAGGGCTCCACGCCGACCACCAGCAAGCCCGCCTCGCCCACGCCCAAGGCCGACAAGCCCGACGCCGACCCGAAGCCCGACCCGACCGACAGCGCCATCGCGGCCGCGCCCCGCGACAAGGTGACCGTGCAGGTCAGCGCCTCCGACGGCCGCAGCTGGATCTCCGCCAAGGACCACAACGGCCGGCTCCTGTGGGACGGCCTCCTCAAGCAGGGCCAGTCCAAGACCTTCCAGGACAGCTCCAAGATCGACCTCGTCCTCGGCGACGCCGGAGCCATCCAGCTCTACGTCAACGGCAAGAAGATCAAGGACGACTTCCGGCCCGGCCAGGTCGAACGCCTGACGTACACGAAGGGCGACCCGGAGGTCGGCTGA
- the rimO gene encoding 30S ribosomal protein S12 methylthiotransferase RimO — protein MPERRTVALVTLGCARNEVDSEELAGRLEADGWELVEDAEEADVAVVNTCGFVEAAKKDSVDALLEANDLKGHGRTQAVVAVGCMAERYGKELAEALPEADGVLGFDDYANISDRLQTILNGGIHASHTPRDRRKLLPISPAERQESAAEVALPGHAPVDLPDGLAPASGPRSPLRRRLDGSPVASVKLASGCDRRCSFCAIPSFRGSFISRRPSDVLNETRWLAEQGVKEVMLVSENNTSYGKDLGDIRLLESLLPELAEVDGIERVRVSYLQPAEMRPGLIDVLTSTPKVVPYFDLSFQHSAPAVLRSMRRFGDTDRFLELLDTIRGKAPEAGVRSNFIVGFPGETEDDLAELERFLNGARLDAIGVFGYSDEEGTEAATYENKLAEDVVAERLARVSRLAEELVSQRAEERVGQTVRVLVESVDGDEGAYGRAAHQAPETDGQVLFTSGEELSVGLVVEAKVVATEGVDLVAEVLPGSLGSPVCPEEAAR, from the coding sequence ATGCCTGAACGCCGTACCGTCGCACTCGTCACTCTTGGCTGCGCCCGTAACGAGGTGGACTCGGAGGAGCTCGCAGGCCGCTTGGAGGCGGACGGCTGGGAGCTCGTCGAGGACGCCGAGGAAGCGGACGTCGCGGTCGTCAACACCTGTGGCTTCGTCGAAGCCGCCAAGAAGGACTCCGTCGACGCGCTCCTGGAAGCCAATGACCTCAAGGGTCACGGCAGAACCCAGGCCGTCGTCGCGGTCGGCTGCATGGCCGAGCGGTACGGCAAGGAGCTCGCCGAGGCGCTGCCCGAGGCCGACGGCGTGCTCGGCTTCGACGACTACGCGAACATCTCCGACCGCCTCCAGACCATCCTGAACGGCGGCATCCACGCCTCGCACACCCCGCGCGACCGGCGCAAGCTGCTGCCGATCAGCCCGGCCGAGCGCCAGGAGTCGGCTGCCGAGGTCGCGCTGCCGGGGCACGCCCCCGTCGACCTTCCGGACGGCCTCGCTCCGGCCTCCGGGCCGCGTTCGCCACTGCGCCGCCGCCTGGACGGCTCGCCCGTCGCCTCCGTGAAGCTGGCCTCGGGCTGCGACCGCCGTTGCTCCTTCTGCGCCATCCCGTCCTTCCGCGGCTCCTTCATCTCGCGCCGCCCCTCGGACGTGCTGAACGAGACGCGCTGGCTGGCCGAGCAGGGCGTCAAGGAGGTCATGCTCGTCTCCGAGAACAACACCTCGTACGGCAAGGACCTGGGCGACATCCGGCTGCTGGAGTCCCTGCTGCCCGAGCTCGCCGAGGTCGACGGCATCGAGCGGGTGCGCGTGAGCTACCTCCAGCCCGCCGAGATGCGGCCCGGCCTCATCGACGTGCTCACCTCCACACCCAAGGTCGTGCCCTACTTCGACCTCTCCTTCCAGCACTCCGCCCCCGCCGTGCTGCGCTCGATGCGCCGCTTCGGCGACACCGACCGCTTCCTGGAGCTGCTCGACACCATCCGCGGCAAGGCCCCCGAGGCCGGCGTGCGGTCCAACTTCATCGTGGGATTCCCCGGCGAGACCGAGGACGACCTCGCGGAGCTGGAGCGGTTCCTGAACGGCGCGAGACTGGACGCGATCGGCGTCTTCGGGTACTCCGACGAGGAGGGCACCGAGGCGGCGACGTACGAGAACAAGCTGGCCGAGGACGTGGTCGCCGAGCGGCTCGCGCGGGTCTCGCGGCTGGCCGAGGAGCTGGTCTCGCAGCGCGCCGAGGAGCGCGTCGGGCAGACCGTGCGCGTCCTCGTCGAGTCGGTCGACGGGGACGAGGGTGCGTACGGTCGTGCCGCGCACCAGGCGCCCGAGACGGACGGCCAGGTGCTGTTCACGAGCGGTGAGGAGCTGAGCGTCGGCCTTGTGGTCGAGGCGAAGGTGGTCGCCACGGAAGGCGTCGATCTGGTGGCCGAGGTACTCCCGGGCTCGCTCGGC